GGTCAAATGCAGCGGCTGCTGCTCGAGGCCGCGTTCCCCGGAGGCGTGCCCGCGCTGATCACCGACCTGCTGCCGCCCGACTGGGACCCCGCCGCGTTCGGCGCCGGGCCCATCTTCTCGAGCGACGGCGCGGCTCGCTTCTACGTGGCCGACGCGGAGGATCGCGAGGCGTGGACGGAGGCGGTCCTGCGCGCCGCGCCCGATGCCCGCGAGCTGCTGGAGGCGGCCCGCCCGGGGACGCGGCGCATGGTCGACACCGACGGCGACCGCGTGGACGTGTACCTCGATGATCTGCACCTGCGCGGCCACGGCGCGGTCATGTGCGAGGTGCACCATCATCCGTCGGGCGCGCGCAGTCGCCTCGTGCTGGTCGACTCGCCCGTCGACCTCGGCGTGCTGAGCCCGGCCTGGGGCGTGGGGCGCTTCGCGCGGCGCGTCGGCGACCGCGAGAGCCTGCTGTGGATCAGCGAGGCCAAGCACACCGGCCGGGCCGCGGAGGTCGAGGCGCTGGCCGCGTCGATGCTCACGCTGCCGCCGGCCTATCGAGCGCTGAAGGCGCGCCTGCCCGAGCTCTACGTCGAGGGGGTCGAGCTGCACCCGGACGGACGCGTGGACCTGACCCCGGGGGTCCTTTGAGCGCGCCCGGCGAGTGCGACGTCGCCATCATCGGCGGAGGCCCCGCGGGGAGCCTCTGCGCCAGCCTGCTGCGCCGGCAGTGCCCAGCGCTGCGTGTGGTCGTCATCGAGAAGGAGGCCTTCCCGCGACACCACGTGGGCGAGGCCTGCCTGCCGGGCTGGGGCACCATCCTGGAGCGCGCCGGCGTGCTCGAGGCGGCCCACCGCGCGGTCCGCGTCGACAAGCTGGGGTTCATCTTCAACTGGGGCCCGCCCGAGTCGCGTCACTACTGGACGGCCGACTTCCGCGACGAGCACGGCGTGATCCCCATGGGCTCCTGGCACGCAGATCGGGCCGAGCTGGACCGGGTGCTGCTCGCGCACGCCGCGTCGTCGGGCGCGGAGGTGCTGCAGCCCGCCAAGGTCGTGCGGGTGACGCCGCTCAGCGGGCCGACGCCGCCCCCGATGTCGGGCGACTCCCCCGGCTTCGAGCTGCGCCTGGAGCAGGACGGCGAGACGCGGACGCTCCGGGCCGCGCGCGTCATCGACGCCTCGGGGCAGGCCCGGCTGCTGGCGCACCAGTGGTCGCTGCCCACGCGGCGCTACGACGACATGAACAACTTCGCGGTCTACGGCTACTGGCGCGGCGGCGGCGTGGAGGAGGGGGGCGCGCCGCTCCGTGGGCGGGAGCGCTGGGCGGTGGTCTCGAGCACGGAGCTCGGCTGGGTCTGGCACATCCCGATCGGCGAGACCCTCTCCAGCGTCGGCCTGGTCACCACCAAGGAGACCCTGCAGGAGATCGGCGGCGAGCGTCTGCGCGAGACCTACCTCGCGGCCGTGCGCGGCACCGACCGGGTGGGCGAGCTGCTCGAGCGCGCGGAGTACGTCGGCGCCCGCCCCGATGGCGAGCCCGAGCGGGTGAGCGCGGCGCAGGACTGGTCGTACCGGACCGAGCAGCTCTGCGGCGCCGGCTGGTACACCATCGGAGACGGCGCGGTCTTCGTCGACCCCGTGCTCGCGAGCGGGCTGACCCTCGCGTCGAACGGGGCCTCGATGGTCGCCAACGCGATCACCACGCTCGAGCGCGACGCCAGCGTCGATCCCGAGAAGCTCCGCGCGAGCGTGGCCGCCACCTACGCGGACCTGTCCTCCGCGTATCACCGCATGGCGCGGGTCTGGTACCGGCGGAACACGCGCGCCGAGGGGCTGCACTGGCAGGCCAGGCAGGAGCGGCTGCGCGTGCTGGGCGCCGGCGCGCTCTTCGAGGACGACGCCGACGCGTTCACCGCCGCGTGCCTCGGAGCGATCAACAGCCCTCTCGACGCCGCGCTGAGCGAGCGGTCCCGGAACATCTGGGGCACCGAGTACTTCAGCTGGATCAGCGCCGACCGCCTGTTCGGCCGCGCGGGCGAAGACGACGGGCGCCGCTCCGACGCCGAGGGCGTGCACGGGGCGCGGGCCCTGGCGCGGCGCGCGCTGCTCACTCGCTGGCGGCGCCTGATCGACGGCCGCGTGCGCCTGCGGACGCGCTGGTCGCTCGCCGACGGCTATCACACCAACCGCTTCGTCGACTCCTGGCAGCCGATTCGCTACGTGGAGATCCCCCTCGACGATCCGCTCGACCCGCACCTGCGCGTGACCTGCGCCGCGTTCGAGGACTGCCCCGAGGGCGTCTTCCCGGCGCTGGACGGCGAGCAATGTGTGCGCCCCGCGCTCGAGGCGCTGCTCCGTCCCCACGCGATCGGGAGCCGCGAGCGCGACGCTCGCCTGCAGGCGTTCTCCGAGACGCTCCTGCAGCTGGACATGCTCGGGCTCCTCGAGATCGAG
The Sandaracinaceae bacterium genome window above contains:
- a CDS encoding tryptophan 7-halogenase yields the protein MSAPGECDVAIIGGGPAGSLCASLLRRQCPALRVVVIEKEAFPRHHVGEACLPGWGTILERAGVLEAAHRAVRVDKLGFIFNWGPPESRHYWTADFRDEHGVIPMGSWHADRAELDRVLLAHAASSGAEVLQPAKVVRVTPLSGPTPPPMSGDSPGFELRLEQDGETRTLRAARVIDASGQARLLAHQWSLPTRRYDDMNNFAVYGYWRGGGVEEGGAPLRGRERWAVVSSTELGWVWHIPIGETLSSVGLVTTKETLQEIGGERLRETYLAAVRGTDRVGELLERAEYVGARPDGEPERVSAAQDWSYRTEQLCGAGWYTIGDGAVFVDPVLASGLTLASNGASMVANAITTLERDASVDPEKLRASVAATYADLSSAYHRMARVWYRRNTRAEGLHWQARQERLRVLGAGALFEDDADAFTAACLGAINSPLDAALSERSRNIWGTEYFSWISADRLFGRAGEDDGRRSDAEGVHGARALARRALLTRWRRLIDGRVRLRTRWSLADGYHTNRFVDSWQPIRYVEIPLDDPLDPHLRVTCAAFEDCPEGVFPALDGEQCVRPALEALLRPHAIGSRERDARLQAFSETLLQLDMLGLLEIEPSPPPPSLEDHPLLRVVADIALRALDRPARLLLEVDWLGEGVWMRVLTDDGAHWARLFDARGASREGGARSTATTHIRWPREVSPWLDGVVAAMLRRLGKLERGRRAEELRACWDVMRTAPGVGIAFDHTPGQRPVAQPL